Proteins co-encoded in one Papaver somniferum cultivar HN1 chromosome 5, ASM357369v1, whole genome shotgun sequence genomic window:
- the LOC113280347 gene encoding uncharacterized protein LOC113280347, protein MTQQLLSEQQRPIRQSNKKKKNPHDTILEACGKQLSYGHYSATIHILSSNGIQQGESLGPLLFSLAVHPIAEKIATQCNLDLNAWYLDEGTIADDTMEVAKALKIIQTNGPLRGLHLNVAKTEIFWPSFDPRRDVKGTFPTEIGKPSIGVKILDGLSASICNIAVIWFSAKLTKLCSLWASCSGVSRLYFTLRTNNPLAIQNAATQYDKHLMQYLRNIIVGDDAGFGLLQQRLATLPIKDGGLGVHTMEDTGNYRFLASCAQTQHLQRTILKQSSVLDSSPSF, encoded by the exons ATGACTCAACAATTGCTCTCTGAGCAACAGCGTCCTATCAGGCAgtccaacaagaagaaaaagaatcccCACGACACTATCCTTGAAGCTTGTGGGAAGCAACTTAGCTATGGCCATTATTCAGCAACCATACACATTCTCTCTTCCAATGGAATTCAACAGGGAGAATCTCTTGGTCCCCTATTATTTTCCCTGGCCGTACATCCTATTGCTGAAAAAATTGCTACTCAATGCAATTTAGACTTAAATGCTTGGTACCTAGATGAGGGAACTATTGCAGATGATACAATGGAGGTGGCAAAGGCCCTGAAAATTATCCAAACTAATGGTCCATTAAGGGGTCTACATCTGAATGTAgccaaaaccgaaatattttggCCTTCCTTTGATCCTAGAAGAGACGTAAAAGGCACTTTCCCTACTGAGATTGGAAAGCCATCTATTGGTGTGAAGATTTTGGACGGACTGTCAGCATCGATTTGCAATATTGCAGTGATATGGTTCAGTGCAAAGTTGACAAAACTGTGCAGCTTATGGGCAAG TTGCAGTGGAGTCTCCAGGCTCTACTTCACTCTTCGCACCAACAACCCTCTTGCAATACAGAACGCTGCTACACAGTACGATAAACACCTCATGCAGTATCTGCGCAACATTATTGTGGGTGATGATGCTGGTTTTGGCTTGCTCCAACAACGTCTAGCTACACTTCCAATCAAAGATGGAGGCTTGGGCGTGCATACCATGGAAGATACAGGGAATTATCGTTTTCTAGCTTCATGTGCCCAGACTCAGCATCTCCAACGCACTATCTTAAAACAGTCATCAGTATTAGACTCTAGCCCCAGCTTTTAG